A region from the Sandaracinus amylolyticus genome encodes:
- a CDS encoding transposase codes for MAKRTYRTVEIQHVDASKLATALGACCIVAIDLAKTKMFAGFASAAGRCIEIVRFEHPKQTRLFLELLCRLRELGVALEVAMEPTGVYGDALRYQLTLRDIPVFRVDAKKVHDAAALLDGVPSLHDAKACTLLAHLHAQGISKRWKERSAVQRAMRSLIDERDLYARPFETAYGRLEALVARHWPELSQHLDMDAAWHLHLLCEMPGPAEVRARRGDAVALLRRVSRAALSFERIEQIVGCAVSSLGESMHDQERSFLRSLARHMLALREHIRDVDKRIEAELANHRELHSIRAAFGAVTTAALVADLGNPADYESSASFEKAMGLNLRVQSSGNNAGQHTIHITKRGPGRARRYLFLAALRFVQSDPVAREWYRARKGYRADIKLKAVVALMRKLARAMVHVARGAPFDATKLFDTRSMTAVTASPSRDAGQSSLAGS; via the coding sequence GTGGCCAAGCGTACCTATCGGACCGTCGAGATCCAACACGTCGACGCGAGCAAGCTCGCCACTGCGCTCGGAGCGTGCTGCATCGTCGCGATCGACCTCGCGAAGACGAAGATGTTCGCCGGCTTCGCGAGCGCAGCGGGTCGCTGTATCGAGATCGTCCGCTTCGAGCACCCGAAGCAGACGCGCCTGTTCCTCGAGCTGCTCTGCCGTCTTCGTGAGCTCGGCGTCGCGCTCGAGGTCGCGATGGAGCCGACGGGCGTCTACGGCGACGCGCTCCGCTATCAGCTGACTCTGCGCGACATCCCCGTGTTCCGCGTCGACGCCAAGAAGGTCCACGATGCGGCCGCGCTGCTCGACGGAGTGCCGAGCCTGCACGACGCCAAGGCGTGCACGCTGCTCGCGCATCTTCACGCGCAAGGCATCTCGAAGCGCTGGAAAGAGCGGAGCGCAGTCCAGAGGGCGATGCGCAGTCTGATCGACGAGCGCGACCTCTACGCTCGACCTTTCGAGACCGCGTACGGACGGCTCGAAGCGCTCGTCGCGCGTCACTGGCCCGAGCTCTCCCAGCACCTCGACATGGACGCCGCGTGGCACCTGCACTTGCTCTGCGAGATGCCCGGCCCTGCCGAGGTCCGCGCCAGACGCGGCGATGCAGTCGCGCTGCTCCGACGCGTCTCGCGCGCGGCGCTCTCCTTCGAGCGCATCGAGCAGATCGTCGGCTGCGCCGTCAGCTCGCTCGGCGAGTCGATGCACGATCAGGAGCGCTCGTTCCTGCGCTCGCTCGCGCGTCACATGCTCGCGTTGCGCGAGCACATCCGCGATGTCGACAAGCGCATCGAGGCCGAGCTCGCCAATCATCGCGAGCTCCACTCGATCCGCGCCGCGTTCGGCGCCGTCACGACCGCTGCGCTCGTCGCCGACCTCGGCAATCCCGCCGACTACGAATCGTCCGCGTCCTTCGAGAAGGCGATGGGCCTCAACCTCAGGGTCCAGAGCAGCGGCAACAACGCCGGGCAGCACACGATCCACATCACGAAGCGAGGTCCCGGACGCGCGCGTCGGTACCTCTTCCTCGCAGCGCTGCGCTTCGTGCAGAGCGACCCCGTCGCGCGTGAGTGGTACCGAGCGCGAAAGGGCTACCGCGCCGACATCAAGCTCAAGGCCGTCGTCGCGCTGATGCGAAAGCTCGCGCGCGCGATGGTGCACGTCGCGCGAGGAGCGCCCTTCGATGCGACCAAGCTCTTCGACACGCGCTCGATGACCGCTGTGACCGCGTCGCCCTCGCGCGACGCCGGACAATCTTCGCTCGCCGGCTCCTGA
- a CDS encoding bifunctional nucleoside/nucleotide kinase/histidine phosphatase family protein, giving the protein MANAPRRDRPASVRLALVMVGLPARGKTHIARRVMRYLSWLGYRTRVFNVGNYRRERVGSQMSHTFFDPTNPEGRAARAEVAMAALADMLAWFANGGEVGIYDATNSTRERRALVADRCRAQGLQVVFVESICEDETVIASNIRQTKLHMPDYVGMDPEQAVADFRARIAQYEKVYETVEEDEGSFVKLIDVGRKLVASRVDGFLPSRLVFFLMNIHTIPRPIYLSRHGESEYNVAHRIGGDSPLSPQGRRFAQNLGRYVEGEVGEGEIRIWTSTLRRTIETARPLGRGTVEWRALDEIDAGDCDGMTYDEIRAAMPKEFEARSGDKFDYRYPRGESYRDVIRRLEPVIVELERERSPVLIIAHQAILRALYAYLMDKPPRDCPHLSVPLHTLVKLTPQTYGVMEERFELGPEPDRAEAPT; this is encoded by the coding sequence ATGGCGAATGCACCGCGCCGGGATCGTCCGGCGTCCGTCCGGCTGGCGCTCGTGATGGTGGGCCTTCCCGCGCGCGGCAAGACGCACATCGCGCGGCGCGTGATGCGCTACCTCTCGTGGCTCGGCTATCGCACGCGCGTCTTCAACGTCGGCAACTACCGGCGCGAGCGCGTCGGCTCGCAGATGAGCCACACGTTCTTCGATCCGACGAACCCCGAGGGACGCGCGGCGCGCGCCGAGGTCGCGATGGCCGCGCTCGCCGACATGCTCGCGTGGTTCGCGAACGGCGGCGAGGTCGGCATCTACGACGCGACGAACTCGACGCGCGAGCGGCGCGCGCTGGTCGCCGACCGCTGCCGCGCGCAGGGCCTGCAGGTCGTGTTCGTCGAGTCGATCTGCGAGGACGAGACGGTCATCGCGTCGAACATCCGGCAGACGAAGCTGCACATGCCGGACTACGTCGGCATGGACCCCGAGCAGGCCGTCGCCGACTTCCGCGCCCGCATCGCGCAGTACGAGAAGGTCTACGAGACGGTCGAGGAGGACGAGGGCAGCTTCGTGAAGCTGATCGACGTCGGCAGGAAGCTCGTCGCGTCGCGCGTCGACGGGTTCCTGCCGTCGCGGCTCGTCTTCTTCCTGATGAACATCCACACGATCCCGCGGCCCATCTATCTCTCGCGGCACGGGGAGAGCGAGTACAACGTCGCGCACCGCATCGGCGGCGACTCGCCGCTCTCGCCGCAGGGCCGCCGCTTCGCGCAGAACCTCGGGCGCTACGTCGAGGGCGAGGTCGGCGAGGGCGAGATCCGCATCTGGACGAGCACGCTGCGCAGGACGATCGAGACCGCGCGGCCGCTGGGTCGCGGCACGGTCGAGTGGCGCGCGCTCGACGAGATCGACGCGGGCGACTGCGACGGGATGACGTACGACGAGATCCGCGCCGCGATGCCGAAGGAGTTCGAGGCGCGCAGCGGCGACAAGTTCGACTATCGCTACCCGCGCGGCGAGAGCTATCGCGACGTCATCCGAAGGCTCGAGCCGGTGATCGTCGAACTGGAGCGCGAGCGCAGCCCGGTGCTGATCATCGCGCACCAGGCGATCCTGCGCGCGCTCTACGCGTACCTGATGGACAAGCCGCCGCGGGACTGCCCGCACCTCAGCGTTCCGCTGCACACGCTGGTGAAGCTGACGCCGCAGACGTACGGGGTGATGGAGGAACGCTTCGAGCTGGGGCCCGAGCCGGATCGGGCGGAGGCCCCCACGTAA
- a CDS encoding HEAT repeat domain-containing protein — protein sequence MTREAPRRNGDPRAARERLAPEAEASIHIALLPGESSMLRIAISAAIVAALSGLALAPARATAQDLTLDQATQMLRSSDHDEVQTAIQSIGLLGSPRGVEPLAARIRDGLAPDLLESAIDTLTVLGRAEAGPVLFELVTHRRPEVRLRAVQAIAATRPRGADRALVSALSDSSAEVRSAAATALGDLGAVSAVESLFLALDRGVPEAGPALGKVVRAEHVGRVLEYLGRLPFSQMQGVLEEMLRRRDLPSRSRLDVVARLGELATPEVRTFLSEWASAQPANDPVRRSAEDVVARIAQ from the coding sequence ATGACACGCGAGGCGCCGCGTCGGAACGGCGATCCACGCGCCGCGCGGGAGCGTCTTGCGCCCGAGGCCGAGGCCTCGATACACATCGCGCTTCTCCCGGGGGAATCGTCGATGCTGCGCATAGCCATCTCCGCCGCGATCGTCGCGGCGCTGTCGGGTCTCGCGCTCGCTCCAGCGCGCGCCACGGCCCAGGACCTCACGCTCGATCAGGCGACCCAGATGCTGCGCTCGTCGGATCACGACGAGGTGCAGACCGCCATCCAGTCGATCGGCCTGCTCGGAAGCCCGCGCGGCGTGGAGCCGCTCGCGGCGCGCATCCGCGACGGACTGGCGCCCGATCTGCTCGAGTCGGCGATCGACACGCTGACCGTGCTCGGGCGCGCGGAAGCGGGGCCGGTGCTCTTCGAGCTCGTCACGCACCGGCGGCCCGAGGTGCGGCTGCGCGCGGTGCAGGCGATCGCGGCGACGCGGCCTCGCGGCGCGGACCGCGCGCTGGTGAGCGCGCTGTCGGACAGCAGCGCCGAGGTGCGGAGCGCCGCGGCGACGGCGCTCGGTGATCTCGGCGCGGTGAGCGCCGTGGAGTCGCTCTTCCTCGCGCTCGATCGCGGCGTGCCCGAGGCGGGCCCCGCGCTGGGCAAGGTGGTGCGCGCGGAGCACGTCGGGCGGGTGCTCGAGTACCTCGGGCGCCTTCCGTTCTCGCAGATGCAGGGCGTGCTCGAGGAGATGCTGCGGCGGCGCGATCTGCCGTCGCGCAGCCGGCTCGACGTGGTGGCGCGGCTCGGAGAGCTCGCGACGCCCGAGGTGCGGACGTTCCTGAGCGAGTGGGCGAGCGCGCAGCCGGCGAACGACCCGGTGCGGCGCTCGGCGGAGGACGTCGTGGCGAGGATCGCGCAATGA
- a CDS encoding PQQ-binding-like beta-propeller repeat protein: MTASRWMGAIAIALVGCGGSQGLAVDFPDDRPDDVRAVLDRVAAAPPRQEPEIVVGLTPAPMRLWAYDAAAGRALWEQTVEAETTPQVAGDYVVTQEPSGIVVRRLSDGSVATRFGDDELSMTGADGEGALAAIALSTGGAVGARSRLVVVSNGGVAWQLGVEQAVGEPAVRAGMIFLPWAQQNLSVLDASGAELARVRFTRGVVGHALADERAIFFGQQGLAQLSERTTSAPDAPWFQPVARELPGNPGLLRNAYEPPPSPTSATHRVRLVWRAVPRDGDVSLQDDTIYFVSYRLVFALGASNESVRWVQQLPADVVGARAAEGGVFVVDDAGNVYGLSREDGRIVSRAQTGMAATWAHVSNVALRGGAPEGDAMPLRDQLLAATQNTDARLVPARAYAARLLASMPEPDVTASLVALCDDRSLPAQLHAAACDALAMRESGIEHVTSALERHASYLAGTSAPPVGPLARAAARANERRAVPLLIAQLRDPQTPAEDLAAVAEALQALGDASAREPLEDFVRLYHAENDETLGRALAAAITAYAALAGPASQDTLRWVIDDPMSMQAARAAAQQALTALSAAPASEPTRSAPTSEAATTSEETTTELPARITGPLLDQLMAPIDDDLDACLTTPERSHTQARVVIAVEPDGTITTVTATPSELAPCLEPVVRSRQFPATRARARQSVTYTVRR, encoded by the coding sequence ATGACGGCGAGCCGATGGATGGGCGCGATCGCGATCGCGCTGGTGGGCTGCGGCGGCTCGCAGGGGCTCGCGGTCGACTTCCCCGACGATCGCCCGGACGACGTGCGCGCCGTGCTCGATCGCGTCGCGGCGGCGCCGCCGCGGCAGGAGCCGGAGATCGTGGTGGGCCTCACGCCCGCGCCGATGCGGCTCTGGGCGTACGACGCCGCGGCGGGGCGCGCGCTCTGGGAGCAGACGGTCGAGGCGGAGACGACGCCGCAGGTCGCGGGCGACTACGTCGTGACGCAGGAGCCCTCGGGCATCGTGGTGCGGCGCCTGTCCGACGGGAGCGTGGCGACGCGGTTCGGCGACGACGAGCTCTCGATGACCGGCGCCGACGGCGAAGGCGCGCTCGCGGCGATCGCGCTGTCGACCGGCGGCGCGGTGGGAGCGCGCTCGCGGCTCGTCGTCGTGTCGAACGGCGGTGTCGCGTGGCAGCTCGGGGTCGAGCAGGCGGTCGGCGAGCCCGCGGTGCGCGCGGGGATGATCTTCCTGCCCTGGGCGCAGCAGAACCTCTCGGTGCTCGACGCGAGCGGCGCGGAGCTCGCGCGGGTGCGCTTCACGCGCGGCGTGGTCGGGCACGCGCTGGCCGACGAGCGCGCGATCTTCTTCGGGCAGCAAGGGCTGGCGCAGCTGAGCGAGCGGACGACGTCGGCGCCCGACGCGCCGTGGTTCCAGCCGGTCGCGCGAGAGCTCCCGGGCAACCCGGGCCTGCTGCGCAACGCGTACGAGCCGCCGCCTTCGCCGACGAGCGCGACGCACCGCGTGCGCTTGGTGTGGCGCGCGGTGCCGCGCGACGGAGACGTGTCGCTCCAGGACGACACGATCTACTTCGTGTCGTACCGGCTCGTCTTCGCGCTCGGAGCGAGCAACGAGAGCGTGCGCTGGGTGCAGCAGCTGCCGGCGGACGTGGTCGGGGCGCGCGCGGCCGAGGGCGGCGTCTTCGTGGTCGACGACGCGGGCAACGTGTACGGGCTGTCGCGGGAGGACGGGCGCATCGTGTCGCGCGCGCAGACCGGGATGGCCGCGACGTGGGCCCACGTGTCGAACGTCGCGCTCCGCGGCGGCGCGCCCGAGGGCGACGCGATGCCGCTGCGCGATCAGCTGCTCGCGGCGACGCAGAACACCGACGCGCGGCTGGTGCCGGCGCGCGCGTACGCGGCGCGGCTGCTCGCGTCGATGCCGGAGCCCGACGTGACGGCGAGCCTGGTCGCGCTGTGCGACGACCGTTCGCTGCCGGCGCAGCTGCACGCGGCGGCGTGCGACGCGCTGGCGATGCGCGAGAGCGGGATCGAGCACGTGACGAGCGCGCTCGAGCGCCACGCGTCGTACCTCGCGGGGACGAGCGCGCCGCCGGTCGGTCCGCTGGCGCGCGCCGCGGCGCGGGCGAACGAGCGCCGCGCGGTGCCGCTGCTGATCGCGCAGCTGCGTGATCCGCAGACGCCGGCCGAGGATCTCGCCGCGGTGGCGGAGGCGCTGCAGGCGCTCGGCGACGCGAGCGCGCGCGAGCCGCTCGAAGATTTCGTGCGGCTCTATCACGCGGAGAACGACGAGACGCTGGGGCGCGCGCTCGCGGCGGCGATCACGGCGTACGCGGCGCTCGCCGGGCCGGCGTCGCAGGACACGCTGCGCTGGGTGATCGACGATCCGATGTCGATGCAGGCGGCGCGGGCGGCGGCGCAGCAGGCGCTCACCGCGCTGAGCGCGGCGCCCGCGAGCGAGCCGACGCGGAGCGCGCCGACGAGCGAGGCGGCGACGACGAGCGAAGAGACGACGACCGAGCTGCCGGCGCGCATCACGGGGCCGCTGCTCGATCAGCTCATGGCGCCGATCGACGACGACCTCGACGCGTGCCTCACGACGCCCGAGCGCTCGCACACCCAGGCGCGCGTGGTGATCGCGGTCGAGCCCGACGGCACGATCACGACGGTCACCGCGACGCCGAGCGAGCTCGCGCCGTGCCTCGAACCGGTCGTGCGCTCGCGGCAGTTCCCCGCGACGCGCGCCCGCGCGCGGCAGAGCGTGACGTACACCGTGCGTCGCTGA